In Erigeron canadensis isolate Cc75 chromosome 1, C_canadensis_v1, whole genome shotgun sequence, a single window of DNA contains:
- the LOC122601414 gene encoding uncharacterized protein LOC122601414: MEDSRVDVILEFLRRNNFARAEAALRSEIDKRPDLNGFMQGLSMEEKDSGGGLLENVSRAKAGAGGNEGKNSSVSDEVLKEKHIVKEVERGTGRNGPDSKWEIASFDGEQNSEPVGARNETFMFSNGSEDNLLDLYTWRFNPNNGYTDPCDDDDGIGTENAKEYEVSSQSKIHPSEVADIGRLHRKVAEETGSSGDAKVLLLGPVSNSKVNSVPIIEPKELNLQHPKKVAMSKDEFVDNPWSRNDEFKRSSSELWKDCSVKTVFPFPEGDASTSYNMTSRGVGEKEDGKRKTDSIRAAIKEQESEIGRALYFGNTHGSNDPQAFVGLGLPITSDNHKEELPRLAPVKLKSAEKLSSLTWEEKHEHDGPGQILSSDNAYLIGSYLDVPIGQEISSSGLKRPVGGSWRSISQGITEDTSDLVSGFATIGDGMSGSIDYPHEYWDSDEYDDDDDVGYMRQPIEDETWFLAHEIDYPSDNEKGTVPDPQERVPNKTDDDDQSFAEEDSYLSGDQYFHSKNVDPVNNMGVQYDGELMDEEELSLMSAEPVWQGFVTPTNELVMFGEGKGANEGRRPHIPELPIDNEQHGSVRSIGVGINSDIGDFGSEVRDNLIGGSSEGDIEYFHDDDVSITPHDSEKKYLEKFKKEKKRTAVSNSNKIISVNDVGFSFPPPRDGELAAVSSKPEVSKSNNISVIGDENDDLLPPWRRKSTDSSPGKSSREEDDYGDVADSEYSGPSMPTNSGVMEGTHLKKVEDEKVADPIEDPGELLEDEEAVAVQEQVKQIKAQEEEYETFNLKIVHRKNRTGFEEDKNFHVVLNSVLAGRYHVTEYLGSAAFSKAIQAHDLHTGMDVCVKIIKNNKDFFDQSLDEIKLLKFVNKHDPGDKYHLLRLYDYFYYREHLLIVCELLKANLYEFHKFNRESGGEVYFTMPRLQSITIQCLEALQFLHGLGLIHCDLKPENILVKSYSRCEVKVIDLGSSCFETDHLCSYVQSRSYRAPEVILGLPYDKKIDIWSLGCILAELCTGNVLFQNDSPATLLARVIGIVCPIDQDMLAKGRDTHKYFTKNHMLYERNQDTNRLEYLIPKKTSLRHRLPMGDQGFIDFVSHLLEINPKKRPSAAEALKHPWLSHPYEPISS, translated from the exons ATGGAAGACTCGAGGGTCGATGTGATACTTGAGTTTTTACGGAGGAATAACTTTGCTAGAGCTGAGGCGGCATTGCGAAGCGAGATTGATAAACGACCTGATTTGAATGGGTTTATGCAAGGGCTTAGTATGGAGGAGAAGGATTCGGGGGGAGGGTTGTTAGAAAATGTGAGTAGGGCGAAAGCTGGCGCTGGTGGAAACGAAGGGAAGAATTCTTCAGTGAGTGATGAGGTTTTAAAGGAAAAGCATATTGTGAAAGAGGTAGAACGTGGGACGGGAAGAAATGGACCGGATAGTAAATGGGAAATCGCATCGTTTGATGGAGAGCAGAACAGTGAGCCGGTTGGAGCGAGGAATGAGACTTTTATGTTTTCTAATGGTTCAGAGGACAACCTGCTTGATTTATATACTTGGAGATTTAATCCTAATAATGGGTATACTGATCCTTGTGATGACGATGATGGTATTGGAACCGAAAATGCAAAGGAATATGAAGTTTCTTCTCAATCAAAGATTCATCCATCTGAGGTTGCTGATATAGGAAGACTCCACAGGAAAGTGGCAGAAGAAACTGGTTCTTCTGGGGATGCAAAAGTGTTGTTGCTTGGGCCTGTAAGTAATAGTAAGGTGAATTCGGTGCCAATTATTGAGCCCAAGGAGCTTAATCTTCAACATCCAAAAAAGGTTGCCATGTCAAAAGATGAATTTGTGGATAACCCATGGTCGAGAAATGATGAATTCAAACGTAGTTCATCAGAGCTGTGGAAGGATTGTTCGGTCAAAACAGTATTCCCGTTCCCTGAAGGAGATGCATCCACCAGTTATAATATGACAAGTCGTGGAGTTGGTGAGAAAGAAGATGGAAAACGAAAAACAGACAGCATTAGGGCAGCAATCAAAGAGCAAGAAAGTGAGATTGGAAGGGCTTTGTACTTTGGAAATACTCATGGAAGCAATGATCCACAAGCTTTTGTTGGCTTAGGTCTTCCAATCACATCTGACAATCATAAAGAAGAGCTACCTAGACTGGCACCTGTCAAACTCAAATCAGCTGAAAAACTGTCAAGTTTGACTTGGGAGGAGAAGCACGAACATGATGGGCCTGGACAGATTCTCAGTTCTGATAATGCTTATCTAATTGGGTCGTATCTAGATGTTCCTATTGGTCAAGAAATAAGTTCTTCAG GTTTAAAAAGGCCCGTAGGTGGCAGCTGGCGCTCCATTAGTCAGGGGATCACAGAAGACACTTCGGATCTTGTATCTGGTTTTGCAACTATTGGTGATGGAATGAGTGGATCTATTGATTATCCACATGAGTATTGGGATTCTGATGAgtatgacgatgatgatgatgttggcTATATGAGACAACCTATTGAAGATGAAACGTGGTTTCTAGCTCATGAAATTGATTACCCAAGCGATAACGAAAAAGGAACGGTTCCAGATCCTCAAGAAAGAGTTCCAAATAAAACTGATGATGACGATCAATCATTTGCAGAAGAAGATTCATACTTATCTGGTGACCAGTATTTTCATTCGAAAAACGTTGATCCAGTCAATAATATGGGTGTTCAGTATGATGGAGAATTAATGGACGAAGAGGAGTTGAGTTTGATGAGTGCAGAGCCCGTGTGGCAGGGATTCGTCACGCCAACAAATGAACTTGTGATGTTTGGTGAAGGCAAAGGGGCAAATGAGGGTCGTAGGCCCCATATACCTGAGCTTCCTATAGATAACGAACAACACGGTTCAGTTAGATCAATTGGTGTGGGGATCAACAGTGACATTGGGGATTTTGGCAGTGAGGTACGGGACAACTTAATCGGAGGTAGTAGTGAGGGTGACATTGAGTACTTCCATGATGATGACGTCAGTATTACTCCACACGACTCTGAGAAAAAGTATCTTGAAAAAttcaagaaagagaaaaagagaaCAGCCGTATctaattcaaataaaataatctCAGTGAATGATGTTGGATTTTCTTTTCCCCCTCCTAGAGACGGCGAGTTAGCGGCTGTTTCTAGTAAACCTGAGGTATCAAAGTCAAACAACATTAGTGTCATaggtgatgaaaatgatgactTGCTGCCACCATGGAGACGGAAAAGCACTGATTCTTCACCTGGTAAAAGTTCAAGGGAAGAAGATGATTATGGCGATGTTGCAGATTCAGAATATTCAGGCCCGTCAATGCCCACAAATTCTGGTGTTATGGAAGGGACTCATCTTAAAAAAGTGGAGGATGAGAAAGTTGCTGATCCAATAGAAGATCCAGGGGAATTATTGGAAGATGAGGAAGCAGTTGCTGTCCAAGAGCAAGTAAAGCAGATAAAGGCTCAGGAAGAAGAATATGAGACCTTCAATCTTAAAATTGTGCATAGGAAAAACAG GACTGGCTTTGAAGAGGACAAGAATTTTCATGTAGTTTTAAATTCTGTCCTTGCTGGCCGCTATCATGTAACTGAGTATCTTGGATCTGCTGCATTCAGTAAAGCTATTCAAGCACACGACCTTCATACCGGCATGGATGTGTGTGtgaaaatcattaaaaataataaagactTCTTTGACCAGAGTCTTGATGAGATAAAGCTCTTAAAGTTTGTCAATAAACATGATCCTGGTGATAAATATCATCTTCTCAGACTCTATGATTACTTTTATTACCGA GAGCATCTGTTAATTGTATGTGAACTTCTTAAGGCAAACTTATATGAATTCCATAAGTTCAATAGAGAATCAGGCGGAGAGGTTTATTTCACAATGCCAAGATTGCAG TCAATAACCATCCAGTGCTTGGAAGCACTTCAGTTTTTGCATGGTCTTGGGCTTATACACTGTGATCTGAAGCCTGAGAATATTTTGGTGAAGAGCTACAGTAGATGTGAAGTGAAGGTGATTGATCTAGGAAGTAGCTGTTTTGAAACAGATCACCTCTGCTCCTACGTGCAGTCTAGGTCTTACCGTGCACCTGAAGTTATTTTAGGTCTGCCTTATGATAAAAAGATTGATATCTGGTCCCTTGGCTGCATCTTGGCTGAACTCTGCACTGGAAAT GTTCTTTTTCAAAATGATTCACCGGCTACTTTGCTTGCCAGGGTGATTGGAATTGTATGTCCAATTGACCAAGATATGCTTGCAAAAGGACGAGATACACATAAATACTTCACCAAAAATCACATGCTTTATGAACGTAACCAG GACACAAATAGATTGGAATACTTAATCCCAAAAAAGACATCTTTGAGGCATCGGTTACCAATGGGTGATCAAGGATTCATCGATTTTGTCTCTCATCTACTTGAAATTAACCCAAAGAAACGCCCTTCAGCCGCGGAGGCCTTGAAACACCCGTGGTTATCACATCCTTATGAGCCAATTTCATCTTAA